One genomic region from Neisseria weaveri encodes:
- the crcB gene encoding fluoride efflux transporter CrcB: MFQSIASISIGAATGATLRWLLGLWLPAQANWPALGTLAANFGGAYLIGISAALFSLFPSSNPNLKLLLITGFLGSFTTFSAFSLEVVQMLQAQRLLQAALTISLHVFGSVLLTALGLWTVSAVRSILQT, from the coding sequence ATGTTTCAATCTATCGCAAGCATCAGCATCGGTGCCGCTACCGGTGCTACCCTGCGCTGGCTGCTCGGCCTTTGGCTGCCCGCACAGGCAAACTGGCCTGCATTGGGTACGCTCGCCGCCAATTTCGGCGGCGCTTACCTAATCGGCATCTCGGCAGCATTATTTTCCCTATTCCCCAGCAGTAACCCCAATTTAAAACTGCTGCTGATAACCGGTTTTCTCGGCAGCTTTACCACTTTTTCCGCTTTTTCTCTCGAAGTCGTCCAAATGTTGCAAGCCCAGCGTCTGCTGCAGGCCGCCTTAACCATCTCGCTGCATGTGTTCGGCTCCGTCTTGCTTACGGCCTTAGGCCTATGGACGGTTTCTGCCGTACGCTCCATTCTGCAAACCTGA
- a CDS encoding energy-coupling factor ABC transporter permease — MNFLSEWFSQEWQYAAHALWAAVLLLCAKPAWKAIKSHPRSAGLVLLILSVLWSMGTELDNGQLSGMAYHLLGINLAAMIIGTPAALWLSALLWLPYTLLHHPESLNVSSLNALCLFLLPALLNAVFRHLTAKLPANLFIYIFANGFIAAAAGFISAGALLVFALQLSGAYPTSVLWESAFPVFFLLAWGEAFLSGIFTAIFVALKPQLLITFDDNRYLHKTNHIWK; from the coding sequence ATGAATTTCTTATCCGAATGGTTTTCCCAAGAATGGCAGTATGCCGCCCACGCACTTTGGGCCGCCGTATTGCTGCTGTGCGCCAAACCGGCTTGGAAAGCCATAAAATCACATCCCCGATCGGCAGGCTTGGTTCTTCTCATCTTGTCGGTTTTATGGAGCATGGGAACCGAATTGGATAACGGCCAACTCTCCGGTATGGCCTACCATCTGCTCGGCATCAATTTGGCCGCCATGATTATCGGCACGCCTGCCGCATTATGGCTTTCCGCCCTGTTGTGGCTGCCTTATACCCTGTTGCACCATCCCGAGAGCCTGAATGTTTCCAGCCTTAATGCCTTGTGCCTGTTTCTGCTGCCGGCTTTGTTAAATGCCGTTTTCCGGCACCTGACTGCCAAACTGCCCGCCAATTTGTTTATCTATATTTTTGCCAACGGCTTTATCGCTGCGGCGGCCGGTTTTATTTCAGCCGGTGCTTTGCTGGTATTTGCGCTACAACTTTCCGGCGCTTATCCGACATCGGTTTTATGGGAATCGGCCTTTCCCGTGTTTTTCCTGCTGGCTTGGGGCGAAGCCTTTTTAAGCGGTATTTTTACCGCCATTTTCGTCGCCTTGAAGCCGCAGTTGCTGATCACGTTTGACGACAACCGCTATCTGCATAAAACCAACCACATCTGGAAATAA
- a CDS encoding DNA translocase FtsK, with protein sequence MPKIDKAGAVMLWMLLLILLCATVVALWIYYRQEREWMRELTYLTRHETAGIEGADEPFQSLKQPKNLRGVDPNLKNTRSSHKAAEEAKEVYDKTVEKLRALSPKHSRKFDAVSRKKSDAELDKEVSELPIFAAAQTEAQHDKQAAIRSLKPEPFADGLLQTEQNETESLSAADSVEAEKQDIPLFTASVVRPEELQPKHQSRPSKHSAQPVYFNDEDDEYRPAKPVDSTLEVITIEEATRALTEATLMDRAKAEELPVAHAVRGDKPAADLEVVELSNWHFRPALETVEPPKPVRDLKTIELTDPSVRRTRERVLSEVQKISSETPRSIVPQPVSSVPETIGEEDIRTNLLRQRMARNRQAAAQAPIKDYSPNVIPEREVFANLAKTDAPSVRRFRRVDTTQRESVIPESVRVERHAIKLQPPRTPVQTPRIAPYAPPVAAATVVEPPVLEDTAPFSVEMSEPVFAREEYDAPKVSISEPVFFNERPSEYLESPVGDELRFTEYRYADVEDEAVLADFESADRFDADDIQESDAEHEEAYASTAVVEERAGNTQLPGLDLLLPPQFDPSAMQTEETLLENSITIEEKLSEFKVKVKVVDAYAGPVITRYEIEPDVGVRGNAVLNLEKDLARSLGVASIRVVETIPGKTCMGLELPNPKRQMIRLSEIFNAPAFQNSKSKLTLALGQDITGEPVVTDLAKAPHLLVAGTTGSGKSVGVNAMILSMLYKAMPEDVRMIMIDPKMLELSIYEGIPHLLAPVVTDMKLAANALNWCVNEMEKRYRLMSHMGVRNLAGFNQKVAEAAAQGKTLANPFSLTLDDPEPLQKLPFIVVVVDEFADLMMTAGKKIEELIARLAQKARAAGIHLILATQRPSVDVITGLIKANIPTRIAFQVSSKVDSRTILDQMGAENLLGQGDMLFLPPGTGYPKRVHGAFASDDEVHHVVEYLKQFGEPDYVDDILTAGVGSDDIFSNANGMRNNEGEQDPMYDDAVSCVLKSGKASISSIQRHLRIGYNRAARLMDQMEEDGIVSAAESNGNRTILVPNGKHLE encoded by the coding sequence TTGCCGAAAATTGATAAGGCCGGTGCCGTTATGTTGTGGATGCTGTTACTCATTTTACTCTGTGCTACGGTGGTAGCATTGTGGATTTATTACCGTCAGGAGCGGGAATGGATGCGCGAACTGACGTACCTTACCCGTCATGAAACCGCCGGAATTGAGGGTGCGGACGAGCCTTTTCAGAGCTTGAAGCAGCCGAAAAACCTGCGCGGTGTCGATCCCAATCTGAAAAATACGCGCAGCAGCCATAAAGCGGCGGAAGAAGCGAAAGAAGTGTACGATAAAACCGTAGAAAAACTGCGTGCCTTGTCGCCGAAACACAGCCGTAAATTCGATGCGGTCAGCCGTAAAAAGAGCGATGCCGAGCTGGATAAAGAAGTCAGCGAGCTGCCTATTTTTGCGGCTGCCCAAACAGAAGCGCAACACGATAAACAAGCCGCTATCCGTTCTTTGAAGCCCGAGCCTTTTGCAGACGGCCTTTTGCAGACCGAACAGAACGAAACCGAATCCTTATCCGCTGCGGACAGTGTGGAAGCGGAGAAACAGGATATTCCGCTGTTTACGGCTTCCGTTGTCCGTCCCGAAGAATTGCAGCCCAAACATCAATCCCGTCCAAGCAAACATTCTGCCCAGCCTGTTTATTTCAATGATGAAGACGATGAATACCGTCCTGCCAAGCCGGTTGATTCGACTTTGGAAGTGATTACCATCGAAGAAGCAACCCGTGCTTTAACGGAAGCAACGTTGATGGATCGGGCCAAAGCGGAAGAGCTTCCTGTGGCGCACGCGGTGCGTGGCGACAAACCCGCCGCGGATTTGGAAGTGGTCGAATTGAGTAATTGGCATTTCCGTCCGGCATTGGAAACCGTTGAGCCGCCGAAACCCGTGCGCGATCTGAAAACCATTGAATTGACTGATCCTTCCGTACGCCGAACCCGGGAGCGCGTGCTGTCAGAAGTTCAGAAGATCAGCAGTGAAACGCCGAGAAGTATTGTTCCGCAACCCGTATCTTCCGTTCCCGAAACCATCGGTGAAGAAGACATCCGTACCAATCTGCTGCGGCAGCGCATGGCCCGCAACCGTCAGGCTGCAGCGCAAGCGCCTATTAAGGATTATTCGCCCAACGTTATTCCCGAGCGCGAAGTGTTTGCCAATTTGGCGAAAACCGATGCGCCTTCAGTGCGCCGTTTCCGCCGCGTCGATACAACGCAGCGCGAAAGTGTGATTCCCGAATCGGTTAGGGTAGAACGTCATGCAATCAAATTGCAGCCGCCCCGAACTCCCGTTCAGACACCGCGTATTGCCCCTTATGCCCCCCCGGTAGCGGCCGCAACCGTGGTTGAGCCGCCCGTGCTTGAAGATACGGCGCCTTTTTCCGTTGAGATGTCCGAGCCGGTGTTTGCACGCGAAGAATATGACGCGCCGAAAGTTTCGATTTCCGAACCGGTTTTTTTCAATGAAAGGCCGTCTGAATATTTGGAAAGCCCGGTAGGAGATGAGCTGCGGTTTACAGAATACCGTTATGCGGACGTTGAAGATGAAGCGGTTCTGGCCGATTTCGAAAGTGCAGATCGTTTTGACGCAGATGATATTCAGGAGTCCGATGCAGAGCATGAAGAGGCATATGCTTCAACTGCCGTTGTTGAAGAAAGAGCCGGTAATACGCAATTGCCAGGTTTGGATTTGCTGTTGCCGCCGCAATTTGATCCGAGTGCCATGCAGACGGAAGAAACATTGTTGGAGAACAGCATTACCATTGAAGAAAAGCTGAGCGAGTTTAAAGTTAAGGTTAAAGTGGTGGACGCTTATGCCGGTCCGGTCATTACCCGCTATGAAATCGAGCCGGATGTCGGCGTTCGCGGTAATGCGGTATTGAATCTGGAAAAAGATTTGGCACGTTCATTGGGCGTAGCTTCTATCCGTGTGGTGGAAACCATACCCGGCAAAACCTGCATGGGTTTGGAGTTGCCCAATCCCAAACGCCAAATGATACGTCTGAGCGAGATATTCAATGCGCCTGCATTTCAAAATTCCAAGTCTAAGCTGACCTTGGCTTTGGGGCAGGACATTACCGGCGAACCGGTCGTTACCGATTTGGCTAAAGCACCGCATCTTTTGGTGGCCGGTACGACAGGTTCGGGTAAGTCCGTCGGTGTGAATGCGATGATACTTTCCATGTTATACAAAGCTATGCCGGAAGATGTCCGCATGATTATGATCGACCCGAAAATGCTTGAATTGAGCATTTACGAAGGGATTCCTCATCTGCTGGCTCCGGTGGTAACCGATATGAAATTGGCGGCAAACGCTTTGAATTGGTGTGTCAACGAAATGGAAAAGCGTTACCGCCTGATGAGCCATATGGGTGTGCGCAATTTGGCCGGTTTTAATCAAAAAGTGGCCGAAGCGGCAGCACAAGGCAAAACTCTGGCCAATCCTTTCAGTCTGACGCTTGACGATCCCGAGCCTTTGCAGAAGCTGCCGTTTATTGTGGTGGTGGTCGATGAGTTTGCTGATTTGATGATGACGGCCGGCAAGAAAATCGAAGAGCTGATTGCACGCTTGGCACAAAAAGCGCGCGCAGCAGGTATCCATTTGATTTTGGCTACCCAACGTCCGAGTGTGGATGTGATTACCGGCTTGATTAAGGCCAATATTCCGACCAGAATCGCATTCCAAGTTTCCAGCAAAGTAGACAGCCGTACTATTTTGGATCAAATGGGTGCGGAAAACCTGCTCGGACAAGGCGATATGCTGTTCTTGCCTCCGGGTACAGGCTATCCGAAGCGTGTGCACGGCGCGTTTGCTTCCGATGACGAAGTGCACCATGTCGTCGAATATCTGAAGCAGTTCGGCGAGCCGGATTATGTTGACGATATTTTGACGGCCGGTGTCGGCAGTGACGATATCTTCAGTAACGCAAACGGTATGCGTAACAACGAGGGAGAGCAAGATCCCATGTATGACGATGCCGTATCCTGTGTTTTGAAAAGCGGTAAAGCCAGCATTTCTTCGATACAGCGCCATTTGAGAATCGGCTATAACCGTGCTGCACGTTTGATGGATCAAATGGAAGAAGACGGCATTGTTTCCGCTGCTGAATCCAACGGCAACCGCACTATTTTGGTGCCGAACGGCAAGCATTTGGAATAA
- a CDS encoding type II toxin-antitoxin system RatA family toxin, giving the protein MKTVEKNVLVLHSAEQMFELVDRVEDYPKFLPWYGKTEIIERNGNELKARLYMDYMRVQQSFATHNHNIPGREIRMNLLEGPFKTLQGTWKFIPLGDDCCKIEFKLQYDFAGGLLSALISPVFSHLSGTLVDAFIKEADRRYG; this is encoded by the coding sequence ATGAAAACAGTAGAAAAAAACGTCTTGGTGCTGCACAGTGCCGAGCAGATGTTTGAGTTGGTTGACCGGGTGGAAGATTACCCGAAATTTCTGCCGTGGTATGGCAAAACAGAAATTATCGAGCGCAACGGCAATGAGCTTAAAGCGCGTTTGTATATGGATTACATGCGCGTGCAACAGTCTTTTGCCACGCATAACCACAATATCCCGGGCAGGGAAATCCGCATGAATCTTCTCGAAGGCCCGTTTAAAACGCTGCAAGGGACATGGAAATTTATTCCTTTGGGCGATGATTGCTGCAAAATCGAATTCAAACTTCAATATGATTTTGCAGGCGGCCTGTTGTCTGCTTTGATTTCTCCGGTGTTCAGCCATTTGTCGGGAACCTTGGTCGATGCATTTATCAAGGAGGCAGACCGCCGTTATGGTTGA
- a CDS encoding RnfH family protein codes for MVEIEVVYGTADRQFLQVIQVKAGTTAREAVRLSDVAAQFPEADIEKSPLGIFGKRVKDDTVLRSKDRVEVYRPLLIDPKDARRLRVKNQE; via the coding sequence ATGGTTGAGATCGAAGTGGTTTACGGAACGGCGGATAGGCAGTTTCTTCAAGTAATTCAAGTAAAAGCGGGGACAACGGCACGTGAAGCCGTTAGGTTGAGCGATGTGGCGGCACAATTTCCCGAAGCCGATATCGAGAAGTCTCCTTTGGGCATTTTCGGTAAAAGGGTAAAAGACGATACGGTTTTACGCAGTAAAGACCGTGTGGAAGTTTACCGGCCTTTGCTGATTGATCCGAAAGATGCACGCCGTTTACGGGTTAAAAATCAAGAATAA
- the pth gene encoding aminoacyl-tRNA hydrolase: MTDLEYDMSKIKLIVGLGNPGKEYEHTRHNVGFWFADELAWQWKTAFKPEKKFHGEAAKAVLPEGEVWLLKPDTYMNRSGLSVSALASFYKIKPEEILVVHDELDIACGRIKFKLGGGNGGHNGLKDIQAKLGTPNFYRLRLGIDHPGDRNVVAAYVLNKPSADDRQKIDDSINKSLQAMPKIMAGDFEEAMRMLHGK, translated from the coding sequence ATGACAGATTTGGAATACGACATGTCGAAAATCAAACTGATTGTCGGATTAGGCAATCCGGGCAAGGAATACGAACATACCCGCCATAATGTCGGGTTTTGGTTTGCAGACGAGCTGGCTTGGCAGTGGAAAACCGCTTTCAAGCCCGAAAAGAAGTTTCACGGCGAGGCGGCAAAAGCAGTTCTGCCTGAAGGGGAAGTATGGCTGCTGAAGCCTGATACTTATATGAACCGCTCCGGACTATCCGTGTCTGCATTGGCTTCGTTTTACAAAATCAAGCCGGAAGAGATTTTGGTGGTTCATGACGAACTGGATATTGCCTGCGGTCGGATTAAGTTTAAATTGGGCGGCGGCAACGGCGGTCATAACGGTTTAAAAGACATTCAGGCCAAACTGGGTACGCCTAATTTCTACCGCTTGCGTTTGGGTATCGACCATCCGGGTGACAGGAATGTGGTGGCCGCTTATGTATTAAATAAACCCAGTGCGGACGACAGACAAAAAATCGACGATTCCATCAACAAATCTCTGCAGGCTATGCCGAAAATTATGGCCGGAGATTTTGAAGAAGCCATGCGAATGCTGCATGGAAAATAA
- a CDS encoding DMT family transporter, with protein sequence MDKIYKDRLGAGWILIAALCFTLMNFQVKDAAQRFGLSTAELVFWRMGFSAVFLGAMARFQGLEFKTPHWRAHLSRSISGSVAMLCIFYGITHLPLATGVTLSYTSSIFLAVFSFLVLKERISPYTVMVLILGFIGVAVLLNPSFKSGQELAAMVGLAGGALAGWAYMQVRELSLLGEPGWRVVFYLSLIGMLLAGIWATFEGWHAFNIQALPHLLGVGASALVAQLCMTRAYKVGNKFTVASLSYLTVVFSSLAGMWWLGDKIGWQETLGMGIIVMSGVLSSIPPSWLQRYRLFRQ encoded by the coding sequence ATGGACAAAATATATAAAGACCGCTTAGGTGCGGGGTGGATACTGATTGCCGCACTGTGTTTTACTTTAATGAACTTCCAAGTTAAAGATGCCGCACAACGTTTCGGTTTGAGTACGGCAGAGCTGGTGTTTTGGCGGATGGGTTTCTCGGCGGTGTTTTTGGGGGCGATGGCCAGATTTCAAGGATTGGAATTTAAAACGCCGCATTGGCGCGCCCATTTAAGCCGCAGCATTTCCGGTTCGGTAGCGATGTTGTGTATTTTTTACGGCATTACCCACCTGCCTTTGGCAACCGGTGTGACTTTGAGTTACACCTCGTCGATATTTTTGGCTGTTTTTTCATTTTTGGTTTTGAAAGAGCGTATTTCGCCGTATACCGTAATGGTTTTGATATTAGGCTTTATCGGTGTAGCGGTGCTGCTCAATCCTTCTTTTAAAAGCGGGCAGGAGCTGGCGGCTATGGTCGGGTTGGCCGGTGGGGCTTTGGCAGGATGGGCTTATATGCAGGTGCGCGAGCTTTCTTTATTGGGTGAGCCGGGCTGGCGGGTGGTATTTTACTTGTCTTTGATCGGTATGCTGCTGGCCGGTATTTGGGCGACATTCGAAGGCTGGCATGCGTTTAACATTCAGGCACTACCGCATTTGTTGGGTGTCGGTGCATCTGCATTGGTGGCACAATTGTGCATGACCCGGGCATATAAGGTTGGCAATAAGTTTACCGTTGCTTCGCTTTCTTATTTAACGGTGGTTTTTTCTTCGCTGGCGGGCATGTGGTGGTTGGGAGACAAAATCGGCTGGCAGGAAACGCTGGGGATGGGTATCATTGTGATGAGTGGGGTGTTGAGCAGCATACCTCCGTCATGGTTGCAGCGATACCGCTTATTTCGACAATAA
- a CDS encoding SpoIIAA family protein encodes MISIREQSYGLNVALFNEFSLEDFHEFEQAALACARKIHRPDMLMDLSMLKDFTVDMAVEQLKFMNKHENDFGRIAIVVDDVWIKLATRLSSLLTNQHPKYFETAESAQAWLLEETAD; translated from the coding sequence ATGATTTCTATACGAGAACAATCTTATGGTCTGAATGTGGCTTTATTCAACGAATTCAGCTTGGAAGATTTCCATGAATTCGAGCAGGCCGCATTGGCATGTGCGCGGAAAATACACCGTCCGGATATGCTGATGGATCTGTCGATGCTGAAAGATTTTACGGTCGATATGGCGGTTGAACAGCTTAAATTTATGAATAAACACGAAAACGATTTCGGCCGTATCGCCATTGTGGTTGATGATGTTTGGATTAAACTGGCAACGCGTTTATCCAGCCTGCTGACCAACCAACATCCGAAATATTTTGAAACTGCCGAAAGTGCACAAGCTTGGTTGCTGGAAGAAACTGCGGATTGA
- a CDS encoding FAD-dependent oxidoreductase: MNPISTQQYDAVIIGGGLVGAAAAIALARQGRKVALVEIRPPQTDTEKLLQGWDARIYAVSPANRTFLQSLNAWPSENRVQAVAKMDVRGDNGGRIEFSADDIHGNRLTSIIENRWLLASLWRQIKAWDIPVFTETAVSLSSDFQTASVTLADGTTLNTRLIIGADGANSWVRKQAGIETRCDAYGHHGVVSNFHTEKDHHGTAFQWFKNGEVLAYLPLPDKKISIVWSTAEPEKLTSLSPQALAAAVTAQGEQVLGTLSPLSPAFSFNLVLRRPTSTVGTRIMLIGDAAHTIHPLAGQGVNLGFGDVIEFCNLSRNQPDIGAHRLLQRYAQNRLEPVRTMQMGCDGLFKLFGNNILPAQSWLRNTGLNMVNDLPWLKNRLIRHAMGL, encoded by the coding sequence ATGAACCCTATCTCCACTCAACAATATGATGCTGTTATCATTGGCGGCGGTTTAGTCGGTGCTGCTGCCGCTATTGCCCTCGCACGACAGGGACGGAAAGTCGCGTTGGTTGAAATCCGTCCGCCCCAAACCGACACGGAAAAACTCCTGCAAGGTTGGGATGCGAGAATTTATGCCGTCAGCCCGGCCAATCGCACGTTTCTCCAATCTCTAAATGCCTGGCCGTCTGAAAACCGCGTCCAGGCTGTGGCTAAAATGGATGTGCGCGGCGATAACGGCGGGCGAATCGAATTCAGCGCGGACGATATTCACGGCAACCGCCTAACCAGCATTATTGAAAACCGTTGGCTGCTGGCCTCGCTGTGGCGGCAAATCAAGGCTTGGGATATTCCCGTATTTACCGAAACTGCCGTTTCACTGTCCTCCGATTTTCAGACGGCCTCTGTAACTCTGGCAGACGGAACAACATTAAACACCCGATTGATTATCGGTGCGGACGGTGCCAACTCCTGGGTAAGAAAACAAGCCGGTATCGAAACCCGTTGCGACGCTTACGGACATCACGGCGTGGTTTCCAATTTCCATACCGAAAAAGACCATCACGGAACGGCATTCCAATGGTTTAAAAACGGCGAAGTTTTAGCTTATCTGCCGCTTCCCGACAAAAAAATCTCTATTGTTTGGAGTACGGCCGAGCCTGAAAAGCTGACTTCGCTCTCACCGCAAGCGCTGGCGGCTGCGGTTACGGCACAAGGCGAACAGGTGCTGGGCACACTAAGCCCGCTCTCTCCTGCATTCTCATTCAATCTGGTTTTGCGCCGTCCGACAAGCACGGTCGGAACGCGCATAATGCTGATCGGCGATGCGGCACATACCATTCATCCTTTGGCCGGACAAGGCGTTAACCTCGGCTTTGGCGATGTTATCGAATTTTGTAATCTCAGCCGCAACCAACCGGATATCGGCGCACACCGGCTGCTGCAACGCTATGCGCAAAACCGTCTTGAACCTGTACGCACAATGCAGATGGGGTGCGACGGATTATTTAAATTATTCGGCAACAACATTCTGCCTGCACAATCCTGGCTGCGTAACACCGGCCTGAACATGGTCAACGACTTGCCTTGGCTGAAAAACCGCCTGATCAGACACGCTATGGGATTGTAA
- a CDS encoding RidA family protein, protein MTPIEHHTPDTLFRPIGPYSHFSKAGSFIQISGTPGVVPETGEMAGEDAYSQAKQILLNFQAMLQSVGLELNRILHIHVFLKNVDDFAEMNRAYLDIFPDNQPARTVICVADLPKKGALMTMNATAIE, encoded by the coding sequence ATGACTCCGATAGAACACCATACGCCAGATACCCTGTTCCGCCCCATCGGGCCGTACAGCCACTTTAGCAAAGCAGGTTCTTTCATCCAAATATCCGGCACACCCGGTGTCGTACCCGAAACAGGCGAAATGGCCGGAGAAGATGCTTATTCACAAGCCAAACAGATTTTGTTGAACTTCCAAGCCATGCTGCAATCGGTTGGTTTGGAATTAAACCGCATTCTGCATATCCATGTTTTTCTAAAAAATGTTGACGATTTTGCGGAAATGAACCGCGCTTATCTGGACATTTTTCCCGACAACCAACCTGCCCGTACCGTTATCTGCGTTGCCGACCTGCCTAAAAAAGGAGCGTTGATGACCATGAATGCCACTGCAATCGAATAG
- a CDS encoding FAD-dependent monooxygenase translates to MDILPIHTPVAVIGAGPVGMLAALLLHRQGKQVLLLEMRPPNTVIRDRRTLALSFSSMEALHRAGITIPENQYTPITHVHISQQGTFGHALLRNEDMGTDVLGYSVDYAVLMQACEAALIRQGVPVLWETQVNHVRTLNRFAEVHIRHCRQPHSLTADWVILAEGGHLTENLPGITRHSFDYNQSAIVTTLEFEQDGNGTAYERFIDDGPFALLPYGTAYRLVWTRSHEEAARIKTMAFTEFAEMFETAFGNRLGRLKNCGDIAAFPLQLKQLSQVYSGRIICIGNAAQTMHPVAAQGFNLGVRDVLTLIHKFAEPHSMHNTRLAEQYAAERRLDAQAVVGFTHSLVTLFDHPNALLKLGRGGVMSLLDSVPALRKKFTEHLIFGL, encoded by the coding sequence ATGGATATTCTGCCCATTCACACTCCCGTTGCCGTTATCGGAGCAGGTCCGGTCGGCATGTTGGCCGCTTTGCTGCTGCACCGCCAAGGCAAACAGGTTTTGCTTTTGGAAATGCGTCCCCCAAATACCGTTATCCGCGACAGGCGCACGCTCGCCTTATCTTTCAGCAGTATGGAAGCACTCCATCGCGCCGGAATTACTATTCCCGAAAACCAATATACGCCGATTACCCATGTCCATATTTCCCAACAAGGCACATTCGGCCATGCCTTGCTGCGCAACGAAGATATGGGAACGGATGTTTTAGGGTACAGCGTAGACTATGCCGTATTAATGCAGGCATGCGAAGCGGCATTAATCCGACAAGGCGTACCTGTTTTGTGGGAAACCCAAGTGAACCATGTCCGCACATTAAACCGTTTTGCAGAAGTCCATATCCGACACTGCCGGCAACCCCACAGTCTGACTGCCGATTGGGTTATCCTTGCCGAAGGCGGGCATTTGACTGAAAACCTGCCGGGCATTACCCGACACAGTTTCGACTATAACCAATCCGCCATCGTTACCACACTCGAATTCGAGCAAGACGGCAACGGCACGGCCTATGAGCGCTTTATCGACGACGGCCCTTTTGCCCTGCTGCCCTACGGCACCGCCTACCGCTTGGTATGGACGCGCTCACACGAAGAAGCGGCCAGAATCAAAACTATGGCTTTCACGGAATTTGCCGAGATGTTTGAAACCGCTTTCGGCAACCGTTTAGGCCGTCTGAAAAATTGCGGCGATATTGCCGCTTTTCCGCTCCAACTGAAGCAGCTTAGCCAAGTATACAGCGGGCGGATTATCTGTATCGGCAACGCCGCACAAACCATGCATCCGGTTGCCGCTCAAGGCTTCAATCTCGGAGTGCGCGATGTTTTAACCTTAATACATAAGTTTGCCGAACCGCACAGCATGCACAATACCCGCCTTGCAGAGCAATATGCTGCCGAACGCCGCTTGGATGCCCAAGCGGTTGTCGGCTTCACGCACAGCCTGGTTACTTTGTTCGATCACCCCAATGCTTTATTAAAACTTGGACGCGGCGGTGTCATGAGTTTGCTGGACAGCGTTCCTGCCTTAAGAAAAAAATTTACCGAACACTTGATCTTCGGTTTGTGA
- a CDS encoding superoxide dismutase, with the protein MEHQLPQLPYEIDALEPHLSKETLEYHYGKHHQTYITNLNNQIKGTEFENLSLEEIVKKSSGGVFNNAAQTWNHTFYWLGFTPKGQGKPSGDLAAAIDAKWGSFEKFQEAFNACAAGTFGSGWAWLVKTPAGELDLVSTSNAATPLTTENTPLLTCDVWEHAYYIDYRNSRPNYLKGFWEIVNWDEVAKRFAA; encoded by the coding sequence ATGGAACACCAATTACCGCAACTGCCTTACGAAATCGATGCTTTGGAACCGCATCTGTCTAAAGAAACTTTAGAATACCACTACGGCAAACACCACCAAACCTACATCACCAATCTGAACAACCAAATCAAAGGTACCGAGTTTGAAAACCTGTCTTTGGAAGAAATCGTTAAGAAATCTTCAGGCGGCGTATTCAACAACGCAGCCCAAACTTGGAACCACACCTTCTACTGGCTGGGCTTTACACCTAAAGGTCAAGGCAAACCTTCCGGCGATCTGGCTGCCGCCATCGACGCCAAATGGGGCAGCTTTGAGAAGTTCCAAGAAGCGTTCAATGCCTGTGCCGCCGGTACTTTCGGTTCAGGTTGGGCATGGTTGGTAAAAACTCCGGCCGGCGAATTGGACTTGGTTTCCACTTCCAACGCAGCTACTCCGTTAACCACCGAAAACACCCCTCTGCTGACTTGCGATGTGTGGGAACACGCTTACTACATCGATTACCGCAACAGCCGCCCGAACTACCTGAAAGGTTTCTGGGAAATCGTTAACTGGGACGAAGTTGCCAAACGCTTTGCCGCATAA